A genomic region of Microlunatus sagamiharensis contains the following coding sequences:
- a CDS encoding molybdopterin-dependent oxidoreductase, translated as MTGDRTPQPPQDQEAGSTQREATTSRRRFVATVGVAAVGLTAVTAGQSIGVLDGLNLFGPRTQKGAPQQVPVNRTAAAAAVEASANDPAWSLRLAGARSVALSRTDLLALPQTTVRLPIACVEGWSVHADWTGVRMRDLMDLVGTSGAAVRVTSLEPQGVYRETQLGREFVAAPTTLVALALNGETLDLDHGYPARLIAPNRPGVLQTKWLSTIEAL; from the coding sequence GTGACGGGCGACCGGACCCCTCAGCCCCCTCAGGACCAGGAGGCGGGCAGCACGCAGCGGGAGGCGACGACCAGCCGGCGCCGCTTCGTCGCCACCGTCGGCGTGGCCGCGGTCGGTCTGACCGCCGTCACGGCTGGGCAGAGCATCGGGGTGCTCGACGGCCTCAACCTCTTCGGGCCGCGTACGCAGAAGGGCGCCCCGCAGCAGGTCCCGGTCAACCGCACCGCGGCGGCCGCCGCCGTCGAAGCCTCCGCGAACGATCCCGCCTGGTCCCTGCGGCTGGCCGGCGCGCGCAGCGTCGCGCTCAGCCGGACGGACCTGCTCGCCCTGCCGCAGACCACCGTCCGCCTGCCGATCGCCTGCGTCGAGGGCTGGAGCGTCCACGCGGACTGGACCGGCGTCCGCATGCGCGACCTCATGGACCTGGTCGGGACCTCCGGGGCAGCCGTCCGCGTGACCAGCCTCGAGCCGCAGGGCGTCTACCGGGAGACCCAGCTCGGACGCGAGTTCGTCGCGGCGCCCACCACGCTCGTCGCCCTCGCGCTCAACGGCGAGACCCTCGACCTCGACCACGGCTACCCGGCCCGGCTGATCGCGCCCAACCGGCCCGGCGTCCTGCAGACCAAGTGGCTCAGCACGATCGAGGCGCTGTGA
- a CDS encoding cupin domain-containing protein, which translates to METEVRNIQQALQSITEHWQPHRLTSVNDHDVKVVKLQGEFVWHTHPDTDELFLVLAGELTIQLRDRDVVLGERDVFVVPRGVEHSPGPRPRFTRCSSSPAAR; encoded by the coding sequence GTGGAGACCGAGGTCCGCAACATCCAGCAGGCGCTGCAGAGCATCACCGAGCACTGGCAGCCGCACCGGCTCACGAGCGTCAACGACCACGACGTCAAGGTCGTCAAGCTCCAGGGCGAGTTCGTGTGGCACACCCATCCCGACACCGACGAGCTCTTCCTCGTCCTGGCCGGCGAGCTGACGATCCAGCTGCGGGACCGCGACGTGGTGCTGGGCGAGCGGGACGTCTTCGTCGTCCCGCGTGGGGTCGAGCACTCCCCAGGGCCGAGGCCGAGGTTCACGCGCTGCTCATCGAGTCCCGCGGCACGGTGA
- a CDS encoding HAMP domain-containing sensor histidine kinase: protein MKGSLFLRIAAIAIATLAVTMLAAALLTAQLIRVEQRQDLDSVLRREVSALALGLPDQLSAAAGSDGTADAAQVDRAVQQYLALHPGSQQHLTVITLGSRTISTQDGPPELVELNRSGALPAGVDGRLLTVSSKAGPLRVLRTPVVSRGAQVAVVSVYGPLAPGLDQARQAFVRIGLASAVGLVLGGVVLLLALRKALRPVHELADAARSVDLRDLSSRVPEPGGNDEVAAMAAEFNRMLDRIHADEQKRTELLAAISHELRTPLAVARGHLELLETLGPEEGKTAADTAAVARRELDRLGRIVDDLTALNAGADSAEVEIGPVFAPDVIDALRDRVAGLAYADVEIRDAPPIIVLGDEDRLTQALLALVVNARTHTPQGTPTSVQVESVKDHVEFRVLDAGPGLDPEVAQRAFDPFVTTKSLGTTRTSGLGLSVVKALTEAQGGTIILHTGASGTSVTVMLPQALDSHP from the coding sequence TTGAAGGGGTCGCTGTTCCTGCGCATCGCGGCGATCGCGATCGCGACTCTCGCCGTCACGATGCTTGCGGCCGCACTGCTGACCGCTCAGCTCATCCGCGTCGAGCAGCGCCAGGACCTCGACTCCGTCCTGCGGCGTGAGGTGAGCGCGCTGGCGCTCGGGCTCCCGGACCAGCTATCCGCTGCGGCTGGCTCCGACGGGACCGCCGATGCGGCCCAGGTCGACCGGGCGGTCCAGCAGTACCTCGCCCTGCATCCCGGCAGTCAGCAGCACCTGACCGTCATCACCCTCGGTTCGCGCACGATCAGCACGCAGGACGGTCCGCCCGAGCTGGTCGAGCTGAACCGCTCTGGTGCGCTGCCCGCTGGTGTCGACGGACGGCTGCTGACCGTCTCTTCGAAGGCGGGGCCGTTGCGCGTCCTCCGCACCCCGGTGGTCAGCAGGGGAGCGCAGGTCGCCGTCGTTTCCGTGTACGGTCCGCTCGCGCCTGGGCTCGACCAGGCGCGGCAGGCGTTCGTGCGCATCGGCCTGGCTAGCGCGGTCGGGCTTGTCCTCGGCGGGGTTGTCCTCCTGCTTGCGCTGCGCAAGGCGCTGCGACCGGTGCACGAGCTGGCCGACGCGGCTCGCTCGGTCGACCTGCGCGACCTCAGTAGCCGTGTTCCAGAGCCGGGTGGAAACGACGAGGTCGCAGCGATGGCCGCCGAGTTCAACCGCATGCTCGACCGCATTCACGCGGACGAGCAGAAGCGCACCGAGCTCCTAGCCGCGATCTCGCACGAGCTGCGTACGCCGTTGGCCGTGGCGCGCGGGCACCTCGAGCTGTTGGAGACGCTGGGTCCGGAGGAGGGGAAGACGGCGGCTGACACGGCAGCGGTCGCACGCCGTGAGCTCGACCGGCTGGGTCGCATCGTCGACGACCTGACGGCGCTGAACGCTGGGGCCGACAGCGCCGAGGTCGAGATCGGACCCGTGTTCGCGCCCGACGTGATCGATGCTCTGCGTGACCGCGTTGCGGGACTTGCTTATGCGGACGTCGAGATCCGCGATGCGCCGCCCATCATCGTGCTGGGTGACGAGGACCGGTTAACGCAAGCCTTGCTCGCCCTTGTCGTCAACGCGCGGACCCATACGCCCCAAGGCACTCCTACTTCGGTTCAGGTGGAGTCGGTGAAGGACCACGTCGAGTTCCGCGTGTTAGACGCGGGTCCAGGTCTGGATCCTGAGGTCGCCCAACGTGCGTTCGACCCATTCGTTACAACTAAGAGTCTTGGGACCACGCGGACCAGCGGACTAGGCCTGAGCGTGGTGAAGGCACTTACTGAAGCCCAGGGAGGCACCATCATTCTTCACACGGGTGCCTCCGGCACGTCGGTCACCGTCATGCTGCCGCAAGCCTTGGATTCGCATCCCTAG
- a CDS encoding calcium-binding protein → MTSTAPFASRFSTAKRVTALTGAGLLTAVGLAFAVPTSASAATYTCNGKVATIVGTEGADEIEGTRGDDVIVGLGGNDEIDGNGGNDTICGNAGNDEIDGGSGNDWLQGGTGNDEIDGDTGNDRVYGSSGHDDLEGGSGNDVVDGYSGNDQLEGGSGNDTLRGDAGNDLLEGNSGSDKLSGGAGSDITRQGSASDSVEDRWERQYRGDDD, encoded by the coding sequence ATGACCAGCACCGCCCCCTTCGCCTCCCGCTTCAGCACCGCCAAGCGCGTTACCGCCCTGACCGGCGCGGGCCTGCTCACCGCGGTCGGCCTCGCCTTCGCCGTCCCGACCTCTGCCTCGGCCGCGACGTACACCTGCAACGGCAAGGTCGCCACGATCGTCGGCACCGAGGGCGCCGACGAGATCGAGGGCACCCGCGGCGACGACGTCATCGTCGGCCTCGGCGGTAACGACGAGATCGACGGCAACGGCGGCAACGACACCATCTGCGGCAACGCCGGCAACGACGAGATCGACGGCGGTTCGGGCAACGACTGGCTGCAGGGCGGCACCGGCAACGACGAGATCGACGGCGACACCGGCAACGACCGCGTCTACGGCTCCTCGGGCCACGACGACCTCGAGGGCGGCAGTGGCAACGACGTCGTCGACGGCTACTCCGGCAACGACCAGCTCGAGGGTGGCAGCGGCAACGACACCCTCCGCGGCGACGCCGGCAACGACCTGCTCGAGGGCAACTCCGGCAGCGACAAGCTCTCCGGCGGCGCCGGCTCCGACATCACCCGCCAGGGCAGCGCCTCCGACTCCGTCGAGGACCGCTGGGAGCGTCAGTACCGCGGCGACGACGACTGA
- a CDS encoding response regulator transcription factor, whose protein sequence is MALVVVIEDEVGISDFVRRGLESAGFTVVVAADGLSGLQLAQHEDVELVILDLGLPGLPGEQVLTRLRSVRPALPIIVLTAKGAISDRVTNLEAGANDYVVKPFSFSELLARVRVQLRRPDQASPVLLEGGGLTLDVRTREVRVDGKTATLSSREFTLLEVLLRHPGQVLSQTQLLDQVWGYGFEGASNVVETYVRHLRRKIGADRIQTVRRAGYRLVT, encoded by the coding sequence GTGGCGCTGGTCGTCGTGATCGAGGACGAGGTCGGGATCTCCGACTTCGTCCGCCGCGGCCTGGAGTCGGCCGGCTTCACCGTCGTCGTGGCCGCCGACGGGCTGAGCGGCCTGCAGCTCGCGCAGCACGAGGACGTCGAGCTCGTCATCCTCGACCTCGGGCTGCCCGGCCTGCCCGGCGAGCAGGTGCTGACCCGGCTCCGCTCCGTACGTCCCGCGCTCCCGATCATCGTCCTCACCGCGAAGGGCGCCATCAGCGACCGCGTGACCAACCTCGAGGCTGGCGCGAACGACTACGTCGTCAAGCCGTTCAGCTTCAGCGAGCTGCTCGCCCGCGTCCGCGTCCAGCTGCGCCGGCCCGACCAGGCCTCGCCCGTCCTGCTCGAGGGCGGCGGGCTCACCCTCGACGTCCGCACCCGCGAGGTGCGCGTCGACGGGAAGACGGCGACGCTGTCGTCGCGGGAGTTCACGCTGCTGGAGGTGCTGCTGCGCCACCCCGGGCAGGTGCTGTCGCAGACGCAGCTGCTCGACCAGGTGTGGGGCTACGGCTTCGAGGGCGCGTCGAACGTCGTCGAGACCTACGTACGCCACCTGCGCCGCAAGATCGGCGCGGACCGGATCCAGACCGTGCGCCGCGCCGGCTACCGGCTGGTGACGTAA